A region from the Phycisphaerales bacterium genome encodes:
- a CDS encoding metal ABC transporter permease, whose amino-acid sequence MLLGLAAGLVGVLALMRKRSLMADTLSHASLPGIALAFILATTLGVNAKSLPLLMTGAAITGVLGVLAVQWLKTRTRLKEDACLGAILSTFFGFGIVLLSIVQTMRAGNAAGLPRFIYGQTAAMLPADAILMSAIAGLSIVAVLLLSKEFAVVAFDDEFSLVQGWPVSRLDLAMMALIVLVTVSGLQAVGLILVVAMLIIPPVAARFWTDRLWLLFVLAACFGTLSGYLGSSISALFPGKPAGSVIVLTSGVLFLVSMIAAPRRGVVAGLVRRIRLRLRFEVDHVCEAAYERSLESDRPVLTHATLQDLTKTRGLDPFTRAAVATALRTRHYVRSTPAGLEPTPAALARGARVYRNHRLWEQYLITHADIAPSHVDWSVDQVEHVLSADLIRQLEDALGQDGIDLRTPTPTIGAAP is encoded by the coding sequence ATGCTCCTCGGGCTCGCCGCCGGGCTCGTCGGTGTCCTCGCCCTCATGCGCAAGCGTTCCCTCATGGCCGACACGCTCAGCCACGCCTCACTCCCCGGGATCGCCCTCGCTTTCATCCTCGCCACCACGCTCGGCGTCAACGCCAAAAGCCTCCCGCTGCTCATGACAGGCGCCGCGATCACCGGCGTCCTCGGCGTCCTCGCCGTCCAATGGCTCAAGACACGCACGCGCCTGAAGGAAGACGCCTGCCTCGGCGCCATCCTCAGCACCTTCTTTGGGTTTGGCATCGTCCTCCTAAGCATCGTCCAGACCATGCGAGCAGGTAACGCCGCGGGCCTTCCTCGATTCATCTATGGCCAGACCGCCGCCATGCTCCCCGCCGACGCGATCCTCATGTCCGCCATCGCCGGCCTCTCCATCGTCGCGGTCCTCCTGCTCAGCAAGGAGTTCGCCGTCGTCGCCTTTGACGACGAGTTCTCGCTCGTGCAGGGCTGGCCCGTCTCACGCCTCGATCTCGCGATGATGGCCCTCATCGTCCTCGTCACCGTCTCGGGTCTCCAGGCCGTCGGCCTCATCCTCGTCGTTGCGATGCTCATCATCCCCCCCGTCGCCGCGAGGTTCTGGACCGATCGACTCTGGCTCCTCTTCGTCCTCGCGGCCTGCTTCGGCACGCTCAGCGGCTATCTCGGCTCCTCTATCTCCGCCCTCTTCCCGGGCAAGCCCGCCGGGAGCGTCATCGTCCTGACCTCGGGCGTGCTCTTCCTCGTCAGCATGATCGCAGCGCCTCGTCGTGGCGTGGTTGCCGGACTCGTGCGCCGCATTCGCCTCCGCCTCCGCTTCGAGGTCGATCACGTCTGCGAGGCCGCCTACGAGCGCTCCCTCGAGTCCGATCGACCCGTGCTGACCCACGCCACGCTCCAGGACTTGACCAAGACCCGAGGCCTCGACCCGTTCACCCGTGCCGCTGTGGCAACGGCGCTTCGCACACGCCATTACGTTCGCTCCACACCCGCCGGCCTGGAGCCAACCCCAGCCGCACTCGCCCGCGGCGCCCGCGTCTATCGCAACCATCGCCTCTGGGAGCAGTACCTCATCACCCACGCCGACATCGCCCCGTCCCACGTCGACTGGTCCGTCGATCAGGTCGAGCACGTCCTCTCCGCGGATCTCATCCGCCAACTCGAAGACGCCCTCGGCCAGGACGGCATCGATCTCCGCACTCCCACACCAACCATCGGAGCCGCCCCATGA